A portion of the Pedobacter cryoconitis genome contains these proteins:
- the dnaA gene encoding chromosomal replication initiator protein DnaA produces MQKTCTEVWNNCLQIIKDNIPVQSFKTWFEPISALKLEGNILTVQVPSLFFYEWLEEHYVGLLRKTVKQQMGEEGRLEYNIVVDKSSNSGSPYTTSMPSNGNGAASKTQSMPVPVSINKDIKNPFIIPGLKKLNVDPQLNSQYTFESYVEGDCNRLARSAGFAVAAKPGATSFNPLMIYGAVGLGKTHLVQAIGNEIRRTLPDKLVIYVSCEKFCQQFVESLKNNTINDFVNFYQAMDVIIMDDVHNFAGKEKTQDIFFHIFNHLHQSGKQIIITSDKAPKDLSGVEERLLSRFKWGLSADLQIPDLETRIAILRKKMYADGIELPSDVVEYVANNIDNNVRELEGAMVSLLAQSTLNKKDIDLGLAKSMLKNFIKNTTKEISMDYIQKLVCEYFEVPVEMVKSPTRKREIVQARQISMYLSKSLTKSSLKSIGAFYGGRDHSTVIYACQTVEDLIDTDKKFKGYVNDIQKKLKMS; encoded by the coding sequence ATGCAAAAAACTTGTACCGAAGTATGGAATAACTGTCTCCAGATTATTAAGGATAATATCCCGGTCCAAAGTTTTAAAACTTGGTTCGAACCGATTTCGGCATTAAAATTGGAAGGCAACATATTAACTGTACAGGTGCCAAGTTTATTCTTTTATGAATGGCTGGAAGAGCATTATGTTGGTTTATTGCGCAAGACAGTTAAACAGCAAATGGGAGAAGAAGGACGTTTAGAATATAATATTGTGGTTGATAAGTCGTCAAACAGCGGTTCACCCTATACAACCAGTATGCCATCAAATGGAAATGGGGCTGCTTCTAAAACACAATCAATGCCAGTTCCGGTATCTATTAATAAGGACATTAAAAACCCTTTTATTATACCAGGATTGAAAAAACTTAACGTTGATCCTCAATTAAATTCTCAATATACTTTTGAAAGTTATGTAGAAGGTGATTGTAACCGCCTGGCGCGTTCTGCAGGATTTGCTGTAGCAGCAAAACCAGGTGCAACATCATTTAACCCATTAATGATCTATGGTGCTGTAGGACTGGGTAAAACCCATCTTGTACAGGCTATTGGTAATGAAATCAGACGTACTCTGCCAGATAAACTGGTTATATATGTGTCTTGTGAGAAATTCTGCCAGCAGTTTGTAGAGTCTCTGAAGAACAATACAATTAATGATTTCGTGAACTTTTACCAGGCAATGGATGTAATTATCATGGATGATGTCCACAACTTTGCCGGAAAAGAGAAAACTCAGGATATTTTCTTCCATATTTTCAATCACTTACATCAGTCGGGCAAACAAATTATTATTACTTCAGATAAAGCTCCAAAAGACCTTTCAGGTGTTGAAGAACGCTTGTTGAGCCGTTTCAAATGGGGACTTTCTGCTGATTTGCAGATTCCTGATCTGGAAACCAGGATCGCGATCTTAAGGAAAAAAATGTATGCTGACGGGATTGAACTTCCTTCGGATGTAGTTGAATATGTAGCGAATAACATTGATAACAATGTACGTGAGCTGGAAGGAGCAATGGTTTCCTTGTTAGCACAGTCTACATTGAATAAAAAAGACATTGATCTTGGTTTAGCTAAATCAATGCTGAAAAACTTTATCAAAAATACCACGAAAGAGATTTCAATGGATTATATCCAGAAACTGGTTTGTGAGTATTTCGAAGTGCCTGTGGAGATGGTGAAGTCACCAACCCGTAAACGGGAAATTGTACAGGCACGCCAGATTTCAATGTATTTATCGAAAAGCCTGACTAAGTCTTCTTTGAAAAGTATCGGTGCCTTTTATGGCGGAAGAGATCACTCTACGGTG